The following proteins are encoded in a genomic region of Triticum dicoccoides isolate Atlit2015 ecotype Zavitan chromosome 1B, WEW_v2.0, whole genome shotgun sequence:
- the LOC119350288 gene encoding uncharacterized protein LOC119350288 has translation MVGVDRSDSFEYLIDRINQLVIGRKEKLLSSGGKETLIKAVSQAMPEAPTNVKSEWPARSFLSPDPNRRHPEIQAPLPRLPPSANPIQIPDRHVVVVSDFQSSYYDGDDVKPAVTTHWRRDYGYGYGGGAAAEDVKPRPGPPGAGAGAGRGVHGQDDRAAFSWPAAEEFKSTLRTQESLAGLRTRYGIPEGFGLYLAGPAQAACAPPPPAARGARGGAAAVPICVHTQAFVAGMRLPLHPFFSDALAHFGIAPSQLAPNGWRVLAGFAVLCHFRGAGAPSLPVFRHFFALTPLPHGKGWFSFRSRESVPALFTGLPTSVKGWKEEFLLVSPPPGAPWRCPVRWGSPTKEATSDPMLTGSDAAVARRLSQGQGVVDLKTYLSESNLVAAKISRAPACLGTGASQGAAPPTATGKKRKVAAPAGATAAGGGGGGDVLRSELRAKEMALSKAKGEISQLKKELSDAKKRELADAQQALAYAAQVLKPEGSGKGAGAGKRRRGAQ, from the exons GAAGCCCCCACGAACGTTAAAAGTGAGTGGCCCGCCCGTTCCTTCCTCTCCCCAGATCCAAACCGCCGCCACCCAGAAATTCAAGCACCCCTCCCACGTCTCCCTCCAtcggccaaccccatccagattccGGACCGCCATGTCGTCGTGGTTTCAGACTTTCAGTCCTCCTACTACGACGGGGATGACGTCAAGCCGGCGGTGACGACGCATTGGCGCCGTGACTATGGCTATGGCTACGGCGGGGGAGCTGCCGCGGAGGACGTCAAGCCGCGTCCGGGTCCTccgggagcaggagcaggagcaggcCGAGGTGTACATGGACAGGACGATCGGGCGGCGTTCTCTTGGCCGGCGGCCGAGGAGTTCAAGTCGACGCTGCGCACGCAGGAGTCCCTCGCCGGCCTCCGCACCAGGTACGGCATCCCGGAGGGGTTCGGCCTGTACCTCGCCGGCCCCGCCCAGGCAGCGTGCGCGCCGCCCCCTCCCGCCGCTCGcggagcccgaggcggcgccgcGGCGGTGCCGATCTGCGTGCACACGCAGGCGTTCGTCGCGGGCATGCGCCTGCCGCTGCACCCCTTCTTCAGCGACGCGCTCGCGCACTTCGGCATCGCGCCGTCGCAGCTCGCGCCCAACGGGTGGCGCGTCCTGGCCGGCTTCGCGGTGCTCTGCCACTTCCGCGGCGCCGGCGCGCCCTCCCTGCCGGTGTTCCGCCACTTCTTCGCCCTCACGCCGCTCCCCCACGGGAAGGGCTGGTTCTCCTTCCGCTCCAGGGAGAGCGTCCCAGCGCTCTTCACCGGGCTCCCCACGTCCGTCAAGGGGTGGAAGGAGGAGTTCCTGCTCGTGTCGCCTCCGCCGGGCGCGCCGTGGCGGTGCCCCGTGCGGTGGGGCTCCCCGACGAAGGAGGCGACGAGCGACCCCATGCTCACCGGCAGCGATGCGGCCGTGGCGCGCCGGCTGTCGCAGGGGCAGGGCGTCGTCGACCTTAAGACGTACCTGTCCGAGAGCAACCTCGTCGCCGCCAAGATTAGCCGCGCTCCGGCGTGTCTCG GGACGGGAGCTTCCCAAGGTGCAGCGCCGCCCACGGCCACAGGGAAGAAGAGAAAGGTGGCTGCTCCTGCTGGTGCTACTGCTGCtggtggcggcgggggcggcgacgtgcTTCGTTCGGAGCTGCGCGCGAAGGAGATGGCTCTCTCCAAGGCCAAGGGCGAGATCAGCCAGCTGAAGAAGGAGCTGAGCGATGCCAAGAAGAGGGAGCTCGCCGACGCGCAGCAGGCACTGGCCTACGCGGCGCAGGTGCTCAAGCCCGAAGGCAGCGGCAAGGGCGCTGGGGCCGGCAAGCGGCGGCGTGGCGCCCAGTGA